Proteins encoded in a region of the Raphanus sativus cultivar WK10039 chromosome 8, ASM80110v3, whole genome shotgun sequence genome:
- the LOC130498714 gene encoding photosystem I chlorophyll a/b-binding protein 5, chloroplastic-like, which yields MSVFLRGGIAGGFLIRSRDTSAVITKQRRISSVGAVTGRSVNPTASIEQRATWLPGLEPPPYLDGKLAGDYGFDPLGLGEDPKSLKWYVQAELVHARFAMLGVAGILFTDLLRTTGISNLPVWYEAGATKFDFASTKTLIVVQFLLMGFAETKRYMDFVSPGSQAAEGSFFGLEEALEGLEPGYPGGPLLNPLGLAKDIKNANDWKLKEIKNGRLAMMAMLGFFVQASVTHTGPIDNLVEHLSNPWHKTIIQTLFTSAS from the exons atgTCTGTCTTCTTACGCGGAGGAATCGCCGGAGGATTTCTTATCCGTAGTCGTGACACCTCAGCCGTCATCACAAAACAACGACGAATCTCATCCGTTGGAGCCGTAACAGGACGAAGCGTCAATCCAACGGCATCCATTGAACAACGTGCCACATGGCTACCTGGTCTCGAACCTCCACCTTACCTCGACGGAAA gttAGCTGGAGACTACGGGTTTGACCCGCTCGGGTTAGGAGAAGATCCGAAAAGCTTGAAATGGTATGTTCAAGCAGAGCTTGTCCATGCTCGTTTCGCCATGCTTGGTGTTGCCGGAATACTCTTCACGGAT CTACTTCGTACCACAGGGATTAGCAACTTACCGGTTTGGTACGAAGCTGGAGCAACGAAATTTGATTTTGCCAGCACAAAAACTCTCATTGTTGTACAGTTTCTACTTATGGG GTTTGCTGAGACCAAAAGGTATATGGACTTCGTCTCACCAGGATCTCAAGCCGCCGAAGGATCTTTCTTTGGACTTGAAGAAGCTCTGGAAGGGCTCGAGCCCGG ATATCCTGGAGGGCCGCTCTTGAATCCACTAGGACTTGCTAAGGATATCAAGAACGCTAATGACTGGAAGCTTAAGGAGATCAAGAATG GTCGTCTAGCAATGATGGCGATGCTAGGGTTCTTTGTTCAAGCCTCTGTGACTCACACTGGTCCTATCGATAACCTTGTCGAGCATCTCTCTAATCCGTGGCATAAGACCATCATCCAAACCCTCTTCACCTCTGCTTCTTAG
- the LOC130498451 gene encoding protein DCL homolog, chloroplastic-like, with translation MNLASVSSTPPVASPCFRCRAFIFSFSPSPLSLYFPRDSARPRVRVRSLRTESDGARVGDTESYGSELLRRPRVTSSEEEEEEESSGEGDAFVDWEDKILEVTVPLVGFVRMILHSGKYANQDRLSPEHEKTIVEMLLPYHPEVDKKIGCGIHYIMVGHHPEFERSRCLFIVRKDGEVVDFSYWKCIKGLIKKKYPLYADSFILRHFRKRRQNR, from the exons ATGAACTTAGCTTCCGTTTCCTCGACGCCGCCAGTGGCTTCCCCTTGTTTCCGTTGCCGagctttcatcttctccttctctcctTCACCTCTCTCTTTATACTTCCCCCGTGACTCAGCACGGCCTCGAGTTCGAGTTCGCTCCTTGCGAACGGAATCGGACGGCGCTAGGGTCGGTGACACGGAGTCGTACGGATCGGAATTGCTTCGCCGGCCGCGTGTTACGTCTtctgaggaagaggaagaagaggaaagctCCGGAGAAGGAGATGCGTTTGTGGATTGGGAAGATAAAATTCTGGAGGTTACGGTTCCTCTCGTTGGCTTCGTGAGGATGATTCTTCACTCCGGAAA ATACGCAAACCAGGATAGGCTAAGCCCTGAGCACGAAAAAACAATTGTTGAGATGCTCCTTCCTTATCACCCTGAAGTTGATAAGAAGATCGGATGTGGAATACACTATATCATG GTTGGGCATCACCCAGAATTCGAGAGATCTCGATGTCTGTTTATAGTTCGAAAAGATGGAGAAGTAGTTGACTTTTCGTATTGGAAATGCATAAAAGGTTTGATAAAGAAGAAGTATCCTCTCTATGCAGACAGTTTCATCCTCAGACATTTTCGCAAACGTAGGCAGAACAGGTGA
- the LOC108832045 gene encoding uncharacterized protein LOC108832045 — translation MQSDIQRAARSTASGGSRRDSSPDSLNFTPESNLSLFSSASVSVDRCSSTSDAHDRDSLVSAPSLERDQRVDPDKRGTGCKKNSRNSRKSIKVKAWKQEYVVNKEDEIQNLDSARSSFSIALRECQERKSRSEALAKMLDNQKTTTSLDLTKKTSVSTNKSSVFPSPGTPTYAMQKGWCSERVALGRSPPNAAFLPLYSGRTVPSKWEDAERWILSPLAREEAARTSFTASRRPKSKSGPLGPPGLAYYSLYSPAVPMVHGGNRGCLTSSSPFSARVLPQNGSTTNAAAFTQRTDHCMARSVSIHGCSQTLAPQDDIHESIKDAAGDARAVSRRDMATQMSPEGSIGLSPERECSLSSSSPTARSIVELLNARVNRAEAKDLQVDEKVTVTRWSKRHRSLYQRDSSKMRDHLHGQDMDPQGSTWAKTEEARITSWQNLQKAKAEAEIRKLEVKLEKKRSSSMARIMRKVKSAEKKAEEMRRSVLDNQAPSASRGKALSFRRSGKKKIASLSGCFTCHAF, via the exons ATGCAGTCGGATATACAGCGAGCGGCGAGATCGACGGCGTCCGGAGGATCTCGGCGAGACTCCAGCCCGGACTCTTTGAACTTCACACCGGAATCAAATCTTAGCCTCTTTTCCTCCGCCTCCGTCAGCGTTGATCGCTGCTCTTCAACCTCCGATGCCCACGACCGCGACTCTCTCGTCTCCGCTCCCTCCCTG GAGCGAGATCAACGGGTAGATCCAGACAAGCGTGGAACAGGGTGTAAGAAGAACAGTCGCAACTCTAGAAAATCAATTAAAGTTAAAG CTTGGAAACAAGAGTATGTGGTGAACAAAGAAGATGAAATCCAGAATCTTGATTCAGCAAGAAGCTCTTTCTCTATAGCTCTTAGAG AATGCCAGGAAAGAAAATCAAGATCTGAGGCTCTGGCGAAAATGCTAGACAACCAAAAAACTACTACTTCACTGGATCTCACTAAGAAAACTTCGGTTTCAACTAATAAATCAAGCGTGTTTCCTAGTCCTGGAACTCCGACTTATGCAATGCAAAAGGGTTGGTGCTCAGAGCGTGTAGCCTTAGGGAGAAGTCCACCAAACGCTGCGTTTTTACCTTTGTATAGTGGTAGAACAGTGccttccaaatgggaagatgCTGAGAGATGGATACTTAGTCCTCTTGCCAGAGAAGAAGCTGCACGAACTTCATTCACAGCGTCACGGCGGCCTAAATCAAAGAGCGGTCCATTAGGTCCTCCAGGACTTGCGTATTACTCCTTGTATTCTCCTGCTGTACCTATGGTTCACGGTGGGAACAGAGGCTGTTTAACATCGAGCTCTCCGTTTTCAGCTCGTGTGTTGCCGCAGAACGGCTCTACTACTAATGCAGCTGCATTTACTCAAAGAACTGATCATTGCATGGCTAGGTCTGTTAGCATCCATGGCTGCTCTCAAACTCTTGCACCACAAG ATGACATACATGAAAGTATTAAGGATGCGGCTGGTGATGCTCGAGCTGTCTCAAGAAGGGATATGGCCACACAAATGAGTCCAGAGGGAAGCATCGGTTTATCTCCTGAGAGAGAGTGTTCGTTATCTTCCTCATCTCCGACAGCAAGATCAATTGTGGAACTACTGAATGCTCGTGTCAACAGAGCAGAAGCCAAGGACTTACAGGTAGATGAGAAGGTAACTGTAACTCGGTGGTCAAAGAGGCATAGAAGCTTGTACCAAAGAGATAGCTCAAAAATGCGAGACCACTTGCATGGACAAGATATGGATCCTCAAGGCTCGACATG GGCGAAAACCGAGGAAGCTAGAATCACATCTTGGCAAAATTTGCAGAAAGCTAAGGCGGAGGCAGAAATAAGAAAGCTTGAG GTAAAGTTGGAAAAGAAAAGATCATCGTCAATGGCGAGAATAATGAGAAAAGTGAAGTCAGCAGAGAAGAAAGCAGAGGAGATGAGGAGGTCAGTGTTGGACAATCAAGCTCCAAGCGCATCACGTGGCAAGGCTTTATCTTTCAGAAGAAgtgggaagaagaagattgcTTCCCTTAGTGGTTGTTTCACCTGCCATGCTTTTTAG